A window of the Janthinobacterium agaricidamnosum NBRC 102515 = DSM 9628 genome harbors these coding sequences:
- the hrpA gene encoding ATP-dependent RNA helicase HrpA yields MSQASNKPSSPVQPPQSPAEAARPAASATPAVAKTTAPRPQGEVQPRQQPRQQPRQQQGQRPGSVQGPAQGQPPRRPGQRAPREPKVAREADAPFRNPLPPITYPEDLPVSGRRAEIAEALQANQVIIVCGETGSGKTTQLPKICLELGRGQKGLIGHTQPRRIAASSTAKRIAQEMGTPLGETVGFKVRFADTLNRGAAVKLMTDGILLAETQTDPLLKNYDTIIIDEAHERSLNIDFLLGYLKQLLPRRPDLKIIITSATIDADRFARHFGTPEKPAPVIEVSGRLYQVEVRYRPVEREAVAMPGADTAKAPQKAPNARDAAREKRDLMDAVVDGVEELCRIGSGDVLVFLPGEREIRDCAEALRKHHPPHVEILPLFARLSAEEQERVFKVSNARRIVLATNVAETSLTVPGIRYVVDAGLARVKRYSYRNKVEQLQIEPIAQSAANQRAGRCGRVADGVCIRLYEEQDYLLRPKFTEPEILRSSLASVILRMKSLHLTDVETFPFIEPPLARAIADGYQLLHELGAVDDVNRLTPLGNKLAKLPLDPRVGRMILAALDNVCLTEVLIVAAALSVQDPRDRPLEHQQAADEAHKKFADEKSEFLSYIKIWTWFESAIEHKKTNRQLQDNCRSNFLSQLRLREWRDVHSQLLTIVKEQGWRLNDAPATYENLHMALLTGLLGNIGFKGEDEPGAGFLGARGIKFNVWPGSSLLKKPGKWIMAAELVDTTRLYARCVAQIQPEWLEKVGGHLLKKSWGEPRWEKRSAQVSASERATLYGLVVYSQRRINYGNFNPSEARDIFIRDALVGGDFDTRAPFFAHNHKLIKEIENLEHKSRRLDVLVDDELIAAFYDKLLPATVCNGAGFEKWHKDATAAQAKLLFLNRDELMRHEAAGVTTDLFPKIMAVTGLEMQLTYHFEPGSLRDGVTLAVPLYALNQLPRERCEWLVPGMLKEKVHLLLKSLPQKLRRHCVPLPDYAAKFCERVHAAGVFGRGDLIDAVIADIRAQITISVLTTDFKPETLPAHHFMNFKVIDEHGRQLEMGRNLATLQAEFGGQARQSFQKLAEVSKPQAGTPLKADVVLAAKVASGNAPKAGNTVPANSVAQHMGLTGWTFGELPELLEIVQGKLTLIGFPALVDKGSHCDLEVFDDPTVAARTHRVGLRRLFALQLKEQIKYIEKSIPGLQQMGMQFMALGSQEELREQIINKALDIACLQDPLPIDAASFTKRKDEGKSRLVLLVNEIARLLSQVLTEFHGLPKRLQNVQPQAAADMQSQLQGLVNKRFLSDNDYTQLSHFPRYLKAINVRLEKLRADPARDAKLMAEWQQAAAPYLRFAKDRQAGKNTDPKLVEFRWMLEELRVSLYAQELRTPMPVSAKRLQKVWESMQR; encoded by the coding sequence ATGTCCCAAGCAAGTAATAAGCCTTCTTCTCCTGTCCAGCCCCCCCAATCGCCCGCCGAAGCGGCCCGGCCGGCCGCATCGGCCACGCCTGCTGTGGCAAAAACCACAGCACCCCGGCCGCAAGGCGAGGTGCAGCCACGCCAGCAGCCACGCCAGCAGCCGCGTCAACAGCAGGGGCAAAGGCCGGGCTCAGTTCAGGGACCAGCGCAAGGGCAGCCGCCGCGCCGGCCCGGACAGCGTGCGCCGCGCGAGCCGAAGGTTGCCAGGGAAGCCGACGCGCCGTTCCGCAATCCGCTGCCGCCGATTACTTATCCGGAAGATTTGCCGGTCTCGGGCCGGCGCGCCGAAATCGCCGAGGCCTTGCAAGCGAACCAGGTCATCATCGTTTGCGGCGAGACCGGTTCCGGCAAGACCACCCAGTTGCCGAAAATTTGCCTGGAGCTGGGCCGTGGCCAGAAAGGCTTGATCGGCCATACCCAGCCGCGCCGGATCGCCGCGTCGTCGACCGCCAAGCGCATCGCGCAGGAAATGGGCACGCCGCTGGGCGAAACCGTCGGCTTCAAGGTGCGCTTCGCCGATACGCTGAACCGTGGCGCGGCGGTCAAGCTGATGACGGACGGTATCTTGCTGGCGGAAACGCAAACCGATCCGCTGTTGAAAAATTACGACACCATCATCATCGATGAGGCCCACGAACGCAGTCTGAACATCGATTTCCTGCTCGGTTACCTGAAACAGCTGTTGCCGCGCCGGCCGGACTTGAAAATCATCATCACCTCGGCCACCATCGACGCCGACCGTTTTGCGCGCCATTTCGGCACGCCGGAAAAGCCGGCGCCGGTGATCGAAGTGTCGGGCCGTTTGTACCAGGTGGAAGTGCGCTACCGTCCGGTCGAGCGCGAAGCCGTGGCCATGCCGGGCGCCGACACTGCCAAGGCGCCGCAGAAAGCGCCGAATGCGCGCGACGCCGCGCGCGAAAAACGCGACTTGATGGATGCGGTGGTCGATGGCGTCGAGGAATTGTGCCGCATCGGTTCCGGCGATGTACTGGTGTTCTTGCCGGGCGAACGCGAAATCCGCGATTGCGCCGAAGCGTTGCGCAAACATCATCCGCCGCATGTCGAGATCTTGCCGCTGTTCGCCCGCCTGTCGGCCGAAGAGCAGGAACGGGTATTCAAGGTCAGCAATGCGCGCCGCATCGTGCTGGCCACCAACGTGGCGGAAACCTCGCTGACGGTGCCGGGCATCCGTTATGTCGTCGATGCCGGCCTGGCGCGCGTCAAACGGTATAGCTACCGCAACAAGGTCGAGCAATTGCAGATCGAGCCGATCGCGCAATCGGCGGCCAACCAGCGCGCCGGGCGTTGCGGCCGGGTTGCCGACGGTGTCTGTATCCGCCTGTACGAAGAGCAGGATTACCTGCTGCGGCCGAAATTCACCGAGCCGGAAATCTTGCGTTCGTCGCTGGCGTCGGTCATCTTGCGCATGAAGTCGCTGCACTTGACCGATGTTGAAACCTTCCCGTTCATCGAACCGCCGCTGGCGCGCGCGATTGCTGACGGTTACCAGTTGTTGCACGAATTGGGCGCGGTCGACGATGTCAACCGCCTGACGCCGCTGGGTAACAAGCTGGCCAAATTGCCGCTCGACCCGCGCGTCGGGCGCATGATTTTGGCCGCGCTGGACAATGTCTGCCTGACCGAAGTGTTGATCGTCGCGGCGGCGCTGTCGGTGCAGGATCCGCGCGACCGGCCGCTGGAACACCAGCAAGCCGCCGATGAAGCGCACAAGAAATTTGCCGATGAAAAATCGGAATTCCTCAGCTACATCAAGATCTGGACATGGTTCGAATCGGCGATCGAACACAAGAAAACCAATCGCCAGTTGCAAGACAATTGCCGGAGCAATTTCCTGTCGCAATTGCGCCTGCGCGAGTGGCGCGATGTGCATTCGCAATTGCTGACCATCGTCAAGGAACAGGGCTGGCGCTTGAACGACGCGCCGGCGACCTATGAAAACTTGCACATGGCGTTGTTGACCGGTTTGCTGGGCAATATCGGCTTCAAGGGCGAAGATGAGCCGGGCGCCGGTTTCCTCGGTGCGCGCGGCATCAAGTTCAATGTCTGGCCCGGTTCTTCGCTGTTGAAGAAGCCCGGCAAGTGGATCATGGCGGCCGAACTGGTCGATACGACGCGGCTGTATGCGCGCTGCGTGGCGCAAATCCAGCCCGAGTGGCTGGAAAAAGTGGGCGGTCACTTGCTCAAGAAATCCTGGGGCGAGCCGCGCTGGGAAAAACGTAGCGCGCAAGTGAGCGCTTCCGAACGCGCCACGCTGTACGGGCTGGTGGTGTACAGCCAGCGCCGCATCAACTATGGCAATTTCAATCCCTCCGAAGCGCGCGACATCTTTATCCGCGATGCGCTGGTCGGCGGCGACTTCGATACGCGGGCGCCATTCTTTGCCCATAATCACAAGCTGATCAAGGAAATCGAAAACCTGGAGCACAAGTCGCGCCGCCTGGACGTGCTGGTCGACGACGAATTGATCGCCGCGTTTTACGATAAATTGCTGCCGGCGACCGTCTGCAATGGCGCCGGTTTTGAAAAGTGGCACAAGGATGCGACTGCTGCGCAAGCGAAGCTGCTGTTCCTGAACCGCGATGAATTGATGCGCCATGAAGCGGCCGGCGTGACCACCGACCTGTTCCCGAAAATAATGGCGGTGACCGGGCTCGAAATGCAACTGACCTATCATTTCGAGCCGGGCAGCCTGCGCGACGGCGTGACGCTGGCGGTGCCGCTGTATGCGCTGAACCAGTTGCCGCGCGAACGCTGCGAATGGCTGGTGCCGGGCATGCTGAAGGAAAAAGTCCATTTGCTGCTGAAATCGCTGCCGCAAAAGCTGCGCCGCCATTGCGTGCCGCTGCCCGATTACGCGGCCAAGTTTTGCGAGCGGGTGCATGCGGCGGGCGTGTTTGGCCGCGGCGACTTGATCGACGCTGTCATTGCCGATATCCGCGCCCAAATCACGATCAGCGTGCTGACCACCGATTTCAAGCCGGAAACCTTGCCGGCGCATCACTTCATGAATTTCAAAGTGATCGACGAACATGGCCGCCAGTTGGAAATGGGCCGCAACCTGGCCACGCTGCAAGCCGAATTCGGCGGCCAGGCGCGCCAGAGTTTCCAGAAGCTGGCCGAAGTGTCGAAACCGCAAGCGGGCACGCCCTTGAAGGCCGATGTCGTCCTGGCGGCCAAGGTCGCCAGCGGCAATGCGCCGAAAGCCGGCAATACGGTGCCGGCCAACAGCGTGGCGCAGCACATGGGCTTGACCGGCTGGACCTTTGGCGAATTGCCGGAATTGCTGGAAATCGTGCAAGGCAAGTTGACCTTGATCGGTTTCCCGGCGCTGGTCGACAAGGGCAGCCATTGCGACCTGGAAGTATTCGACGATCCGACCGTGGCGGCGCGCACGCACCGGGTCGGCTTGCGGCGTTTGTTCGCGCTGCAATTGAAAGAGCAAATCAAGTACATCGAAAAAAGCATCCCCGGCTTGCAGCAGATGGGCATGCAATTCATGGCGCTGGGTTCGCAGGAGGAGTTGCGCGAGCAAATCATCAACAAGGCGCTCGATATCGCCTGTCTGCAAGATCCATTGCCGATCGATGCCGCGTCGTTCACCAAGCGCAAGGATGAAGGCAAGTCGCGGCTGGTGCTGCTGGTCAATGAGATCGCCCGTTTGCTGTCGCAAGTGCTGACCGAATTCCACGGACTGCCGAAACGTTTGCAAAACGTGCAGCCGCAAGCGGCGGCGGACATGCAAAGCCAGTTGCAAGGCTTGGTCAATAAACGCTTTTTATCGGACAACGATTACACGCAGTTGTCGCATTTCCCGCGCTACCTGAAAGCGATCAATGTGCGGCTGGAAAAACTGCGCGCCGATCCTGCGCGCGATGCCAAGCTGATGGCCGAATGGCAGCAAGCGGCCGCGCCGTATCTGCGTTTCGCCAAGGACCGCCAGGCCGGCAAGAATACCGATCCGAAACTGGTCGAATTCCGCTGGATGCTGGAAGAGTTGCGTGTGTCCTTGTACGCCCAGGAATTGCGCACGCCCATGCCGGTATCGGCCAAGCGGCTGCAAAAAGTGTGGGAATCGATGCAGCGTTAA
- a CDS encoding PRC-barrel domain-containing protein: protein MSYLDRDTLGMYKRSGSEGPGPSLMGADTLIGDDVYNHNEEDLGDIKEIMLDMRTGQVAYAVLSFGGILGMGEKLFAVPWERLNLDTVNKRFILDVEKDRLKNAPGFDKDHWPDMASDDWSSEISNFYGTNSLSGFGGMTGTRSPSAADLRSGASMQSGSGSGSMSGGSQSGGSVQSDTGRRSKLDNQDDINKRS, encoded by the coding sequence ATGAGCTATCTCGACCGCGACACCCTGGGCATGTACAAACGCAGCGGCAGCGAAGGCCCCGGCCCATCGCTGATGGGCGCCGATACGCTGATCGGCGACGACGTCTACAACCATAATGAAGAAGACCTCGGCGACATCAAGGAAATCATGCTCGACATGCGCACCGGCCAGGTGGCTTATGCGGTGCTGTCGTTCGGCGGCATCCTCGGCATGGGCGAAAAACTGTTTGCCGTGCCATGGGAACGCCTGAACCTGGACACCGTCAACAAACGCTTCATCCTCGACGTCGAAAAAGACCGCCTGAAAAACGCACCCGGCTTCGACAAGGACCACTGGCCCGACATGGCCAGCGACGACTGGAGCAGTGAAATCAGTAATTTCTACGGCACCAATTCGCTGTCGGGTTTTGGCGGCATGACCGGCACCCGTTCGCCATCGGCCGCCGACTTGCGTTCGGGCGCCAGCATGCAATCGGGCAGCGGTTCCGGTTCGATGTCCGGTGGCTCGCAGTCGGGCGGCAGTGTGCAATCGGACACGGGCAGGCGCTCGAAACTCGATAATCAAGACGATATCAACAAACGCTCCTGA
- a CDS encoding alpha/beta hydrolase family esterase: MVSSSTKWIRTLVRAGKMQQRSAKKLVKSLLAPLVVKPVAKPRGKPERRSKPAAPPSPFKTRVTLNKRPRSKAASSDVLPGKWLASYHAAAPELGGLAARRISYWLYLPHRPPSAAVQQRGLPLIVMLHGCEQSATQFAQGTRMNRLAEQKGYAVLYPQQSLRSHARRCWKWYEKMTQEGGGDARLIVGLIEQVAARYAIDPTRIYLAGISAGAGMANIIALRHPELIAALGLHSGPMFGGGHNMIGALGVMQHGASSRVDRAIDEVLAARPGFPGMPTILIQGDSDKVVRPINQTQLMRQSILLNRMPKETEVSVEIMPPGAPGSRNPARGCQLRDFHVDGKLMLRVAKIEHLEHAWSGGDASLAFHAKAGPDASKMMLEFFARHQRRRA, from the coding sequence ATGGTCAGTTCGTCGACAAAATGGATACGCACCTTGGTGCGTGCCGGAAAAATGCAACAGCGCAGCGCCAAAAAACTGGTGAAAAGCTTGTTGGCGCCGCTCGTTGTCAAACCTGTCGCCAAGCCGCGCGGCAAACCTGAACGCCGGTCGAAACCGGCCGCTCCGCCGTCACCCTTCAAGACCAGGGTGACGCTGAACAAGCGTCCGCGCAGCAAGGCGGCATCGTCCGACGTGCTGCCCGGCAAGTGGCTGGCGTCGTATCATGCGGCGGCGCCCGAACTGGGGGGGCTGGCGGCGCGGCGCATCAGTTACTGGCTGTATTTGCCGCATAGACCGCCATCGGCAGCCGTGCAGCAAAGGGGCTTGCCGCTGATCGTGATGCTGCATGGCTGCGAACAGAGCGCGACGCAGTTTGCGCAAGGCACTCGGATGAACCGGCTGGCCGAACAAAAGGGCTATGCGGTGCTGTACCCGCAGCAATCGTTGCGCTCGCATGCGCGGCGTTGCTGGAAGTGGTATGAAAAAATGACGCAGGAGGGCGGCGGCGACGCGCGCCTGATTGTCGGCCTGATCGAGCAAGTGGCGGCGCGTTATGCGATCGACCCCACGCGTATTTACCTGGCCGGTATTTCAGCCGGTGCCGGCATGGCCAATATCATTGCGCTGCGCCATCCCGAGCTGATCGCGGCGCTGGGCTTGCATTCCGGGCCGATGTTTGGCGGCGGCCACAATATGATAGGCGCGCTGGGCGTGATGCAGCATGGCGCCAGTTCGCGGGTCGATCGCGCGATCGATGAAGTACTGGCCGCACGGCCGGGTTTTCCCGGCATGCCGACCATCCTGATCCAGGGCGATAGCGACAAGGTGGTGCGCCCGATTAACCAGACTCAATTAATGCGTCAGAGCATATTGCTGAACCGCATGCCGAAGGAAACCGAGGTGAGCGTCGAGATCATGCCGCCCGGTGCGCCGGGCAGCCGCAATCCGGCGCGCGGCTGTCAATTGCGTGACTTTCATGTGGATGGCAAGCTGATGCTGAGAGTGGCGAAGATCGAGCACCTGGAGCATGCGTGGAGCGGCGGCGACGCCAGCCTGGCGTTTCACGCCAAGGCTGGTCCGGACGCCAGCAAGATGATGCTGGAGTTCTTTGCGCGTCACCAGCGCCGCCGCGCCTGA